The following DNA comes from Ricinus communis isolate WT05 ecotype wild-type chromosome 10, ASM1957865v1, whole genome shotgun sequence.
TGAGAGCCTGTTACTGGATAAGTAAAGCgatttcaaatatctcaaacCGCCTAAATTCTCGGGAATTTCACCTGATAATTGGTTGTTTGACAGGTCTAGGAAATACATGAGACTATTTAAATAAACAAGAACTTGCCATGACTCCTTCCAGTACACTTCCAAGTCGTGCATTCCAGTGAACTCCTCCCAATAGGTTCTCCAAGATTTATGTGATATATTCGCTCTGTTGTACGCAAAAATTATTGATGAATCATAATTAGTACTCATCCCACTAAGATTTCCCAAACTAGATGGAATATTTCCGCTAAGGTTATTGCTGGAGAGATCAAGCACTCGAAGAGCACTGAGTTTTGATAACTCAAGCGGAATGGACCCTTTAAAAGAATTGTTTCTGAGTTTCAAAACTTGGAGAATCGACAGAGAATTAAACACTGGGAGATCTCCTGTGATATGGTTGTCATGAAGATCAAGGTATATGAGCTGAGTTAGATTTGTTAAAGACTGAGGCAAGACACCAGAAAATTCATTATGGCTTAGTATAAGCACTTCTATGTATAGTGGATATGTGCAGGAACATCACCGGAGATTTTGTTGATGAAAATAGCAAGAATGACTTTGACGGCAATGTAAGACAAGGGCAGGTTCTGAAAGCACCAAAAAACTTCATGGTAGTTAAAAGGGCAGAGAGTGATAGATTCTAGTATGTTGCCTTCAAAACCAACGATAACGCCATGACTTTCGATGCTGCTGGGCGCACTTCTGCTATTAGAGCCATGCCAGTAGAGGTCGTAACCAACGCATTTCGGGTGTCGGTGGACGAAGCCAGGAGGATCAAGTTCGAGAGGCAGGAGTCCACCTTTGGTAGGTCCAGGACTCGGTCAGGAAGGAGAGATGTTGCTTGAGGAAGCATTGTAAAGTTAAAATAAGAGGCACACACTTAGCCCTTTTTGTTCTTGAGTGTGCAACTAAATATAAGGTCTAGAAATAAAGGACACTTTGATGGTCTCTCATGTTACGCTTACGTAAGTAGGAAGAGCTTCTACTTGGCAATAAACAAAATCttctcttttatcttttttccttatttttgttttatctgGTCTATGAAAAAGCAATAAAGAgatcatttcttctttttccccttttctttctctggtCCATGAAGAAGAGATGTAAATGTCAATTTTGAATGTGCTCGTGCTTGACCTTCCATATTCGATATGAAGAAGGTCACAAATCCTCGACAGAACACATCCATATTTGATAGGGTGTTGTTTAGCAGTGGTGGTCCTTTGCTTTTGGTTGTTGATTACATTTGGATTAGTGTCTCTGAGATTATGAAAATCCGATGGTAGGTTAGTTGGCAGCCTAAACTGCTGAAACAGATTAGTTGGCTGCCTCGCCCTTAACTTGGTTTAGAGTTAATTCTGATAGTGACTCGCCGTCGTCTTCTTCTAGTTTAGCCATGGCTGATGgctaataataattgaaatcaGTTTAGGGTTCATGTGATGTATAAAAAGGAAAGTGATGAAAGAGAAGGGGAAATAATGGTGGGAAGTAGTTATAATATTGTTACCGTTATAAGTAGAGTCGCTCTTCATTTGCCACGTCAGctgtttttaataaaaatttcctCGTTCTTTAGCTTTATTATTTGACGAGATATTATGtataattagttaaaaattatataaaaaaatcaatctaTAACTAAAGTTAAACATTAAAGGCTAATTTGAGCCTTTTTTTCATAACTATATTATCTGCCTCAAAagattttttgtaaaaaataataagacatgtcaaaaatatttttatatttttatttatattgattgatttGATAAGTCTacattttagatttaaaatttaaaatttaaaatatttagttaaaaaattttattgctGGTAagacttaaaaattaaaaatcagcaatacattttcttatttggataaaattgtttatattgaaatttattattaataaattacttttaaactaattttgtaaaactaattttttataatttatagtaaataattattattttaaaattatacttaacAATTATgatacataattataaaatttaaaattataaacttttcttaatataatttaaattttaatctttatttttagaataattttttgttaatattctaataaataaatgcaattataaaattaattataatatttctaattattacaaactatttctatttatttctatcattaaaaataaaataataaaataaattatatatgtagAAATTATTTCATACTAATCATcaccattaataaaattttattatacagtttaatataatattactaatttaaactaataaaattttaccaaaATTTAATGTCAGCGCAATTGAGTTCTGCCCCCTCAGATGTAGAAACTCGGATTTTTTCTTCCTGCGGTCAGTAAAAATGTACCGTTTCAAGATATAAAATTGTTAAGGGCAATCCTCGGATATTTCCTGCCTTATTTCATATAATCCCTCAGCTTTTTTAATGCTTAAATCAAACCAAGACATTAAAaacaacaaacaaacaaaaagataCGGGTTTCTGtctgtctttctttctttctttctttctttctttctttcagctttgatatttttatagtcTACACGCATTCAAGAATTTATAATCCATTTTACATACAACCACAGTCCAAGTTCCATTAAAAATCTGTACGGGTAACCTCATTAACACACTACCTTGCACATACAAATTTAGTAAGGATTGGTCTGTTTATATCCTGAGGATTTGAGATCAGCAATACACTCATCCACCGTTCGTCGTATATATAAGGCCAGGGCACAAAGAGAGCAATGAAGCACAACTTGGCTGCATTCACCAGGTACTattataagtaaatatttCAACAAGATATTACCCACCAGCTCAGGTTATGCCTCAGGGCACAAGCTCtcaattctctcttttctctatttctcTTACTTTCCCTTTTACAATCCAATATGTGAGGACATCCTATAAGAGAAGCATAACTTGCAGGATACAGCCACCCCATGTATTCCAAGTTATGTCTGAAAATACCCTCTCAGCTTTCAAAATTTGAAactataaatttcttttgggGCGATGCCCTACCCCACATGTATCCCGTCAGATATTAGCATACGGTTCTCCCATAACAGATGGATGCAATGTAGAGATTTTTGGACCATTTTTCCTGTTGTAAGAATAAAGGTTATAAAACAATAGACATCCTCTATGCAAAGCAAAATATAGAAACTTAAAAGGAATTAAAACCGAATTTAA
Coding sequences within:
- the LOC8276510 gene encoding receptor-like protein 46, which gives rise to MLPQATSLLPDRVLDLPKVDSCLSNLILLASSTDTRNALVTTSTGMALIAEVRPAASKVMALSLVLKSLTNLTQLIYLDLHDNHITGDLPVFNSLSILQVLKLRNNSFKGSIPLELSKLSALRVLDLSSNNLSGNIPSSLGNLSGMSTNYDSSIIFAYNRANISHKSWRTYWEEFTGMHDLEVYWKESWQVLVYLNSLMYFLDLSNNQLSGEIPENLGGLRYLKSLYLSSNRLSGKVARSVGDLQSLESLDLSHNNFSGEISQTFANLLQLTQLNLKDNKFEGR